The genomic stretch ATGCCTGCTTTATTCTTTACTTCCCTGTTGGCTATTGTAAACACCTTTAAAATATTTAAAGAGAGTTACCTGTATTATGGGAATAAATATCCGCCAGACCATAGTTATACCCTGCAGTATTTTATGAACAACAACTTTCTGAAATTTGATTATCAGGCATTGGCGACCGGCTCTATACTAACTTCTCTGCTGGTGCTTGTTATTGTGGTAGCAGGATTGCAGCTGCAAAGGAGATTTCAATCATGAAGCACAGAGCAATTAATATCAGGAAAGGTATAATAATAGGTGCCTTATATCTCATCGCAGTACTCTTCATGCTGCCTGTTTTATTAACGGTTCTGAAATCTGTCCGTTATAAGGATGGATTTTCCTTACAGGGATACTACGAGCTATTTTTTAACTGCTTTCCCTTTTATCGCATGTTCTGGAATTCAGTATTCTACTCTGCACTTATTACAGCTGGAACACTCCTAATCAGCCTTCCTGCTGCATTTGCCTTTAAATTTGCACGATTCAGAGGTAAGAATTTGATTTTTGTTATTTATATACTTCTTATGATGATGCCACTACAAGTCATGATACTTCCTAATTATATCGGACTTCGTGATATAGGAATTTTGAATACCCCTATGGCTATTGTATTGCCTATGTGGTTTTCTCCTTTGGGTGTGGTTGTCCTTCACCAGTATATGAGGGAGATTGATTGTACTGTAATTGAAGCTGCCAGGTTAGAAACCAACTCCGTTCTGCGGGTAATAATTTTCTGTATCCTGCCACAAATCAAAACTTGTCTTGCTGCTGTGACCCTACTAGTGTTTACTGAAATGTGGAATATGGTCGAACAGCCATTACTCTATGTTAATGAAGACAAGTACAGGAATCTATCCGCTTTTATAGCACGTCCGGAGCTCTATGAGCCGGGGGTAATGCTACCGGCTTCTGTTGTGTTCCTGGTACCGTCATTTTTGTGCTACATGTTATTCCATGAAGAACTTAAGAAAGGTCTGAAGTATTAAGAACTTTATAAAAGCAGGAAAGAGAGTCGGAAGCAGTTTTCAGAAAATAGGAGTCTATTAATACTGTGTATATAAGCAATAGAATAAAATAGAGAGTATAAAAGAATTGGGAAATAATACTTGCTTTCTTGATGACATAGTGATATAATGTGAAATTGAGAGTGTAAAAGTTTTGGAAAGAGTGGACGAAAGTCCACTCTTTGTATTTATAGAAAGGTTCAGGTGGGAAATGGCTAAGAAAGAAGATTACGAACAGAAGACCGAGAAATTATTGGAGCCGATTATTGCAGAGCATCAATTTGAACTGGTGGATGTGGAGTATGTAAAAGAAGGCAGCAACTGGTATTTAAGAGCTTATATAGACAAAGAAGGCGGAATAACTGTGGATGACTGTGAGATCGTCAGCAGAATCTTAAGTGACCTGCTGGATAAACATGATTTCATACCAGATGCCTATATCTTAGAGGTCAGCTCACCGGGCCTTGGCAGACAGCTGAAAAAAGAGAAAGATTTTAAGAGAAGCCTTGGTCAAGAAGTTGAAGTGAAGCTTTATAAGGCGATTGAGAAGCAAAAGCAGTTTACTGGTATCTTAAAAGACTATAACGATGAAACAATAACTCTTGAGTTTGAAGAGGAAGAAACGCTTGCGATCCCAAGGCAGAATATATCCTTAATCCGCCTTGCGTTTGATTTTTGACAATGGACTATAAAGCAGGAGAAAAGAGGAGGATTCACAGAAAATGAACAATAACAAAGAGTTAATTGACGCATTAAATCAGATTGAAAGAGAAAAGGATATCAGTAAGGAAATTCTGCTGGAAGCCATGGAGAATTCACTAGTTGCGGCCTGTAAAAACCATTTCGGAAAAGCAGATAATATCAGGGTCAACATCAATCGTGATACCGGTGCGGTAAATGTCTATGCGGAGCGAGAAATCGTAGAGACTGTAACCGACCCCGTTACACAGATCAGTGTAGTCGAAGCCAGACTGAAATTCCCCAGAAATGATATCGGAGATGTTGTTAATGTGGAAGTAACTCCCAAGAATTTCGGACGTATTGCTGCTCAGAAAGCAAAACAGGTAGTAGTACAAAAAATAAGGGAAGAAGAGAGGAAAGTACTATTCAATCAATATTACAGTAAAGAAAAAGATTTAGTAACTGGTATTGTACAACGCTATGTAGGAAATAATGTAAGTATTAACCTTGGTAAGGTAGACGCAGTTCTTACAGAGAATGAGCAGGTAAGAGGTGAGCATTTCAGACCCACTGACCGCATAAAGTTATATGTACTGGAAGTAAAGGATACTACAAAGGGACCTAAGATTACCGTGTCCAGAACTCATCCTGAATTGGTTAAAAGACTGTTTGAGTCAGAAGTAGCCGAAGTAAAGGACGGAACGGTAGAGATAAAGAGTATCTCAAGAGAAGCTGGTTCCAGAACTAAAATTGCAGTATATTCCAACAATGCGGATGTGGATCCGGTTGGTGCCTGTGTAGGTATCAACGGAGCAAGAGTAAATGCCATTGTCAGTGAGCTTAAGGGTGAGAAAATCGACATCATTAACTGGAGCGAAGATCCTGCTATTCTTATAGAGAATGCATTAAGTCCTGCAAAGGTCGTTGCGGTATCTGTAGACGAAGGAGAAAAAAGTGCCCGTGTTATCGTGCCTGATTATCAGCTTTCTCTTGCAATCGGAAAAGAAGGTCAGAATGCACGTCTTGCAGCAAGATTGACCGGCTTTAAGATTGATATCAAGAGTGAAACACAGGCAGACGAAATCGGCTGGTAAACAGTTGGCATAAATACTGCCATGAAATTTTACCTCCGTAAACAGTTGAATGAAAGGAAAATATGGCAACAGTAAAAAAAATTCCCCAAAGGCAATGTATCGGCTGTGGTGAGATGAAGAATAAAAAAGAAATGATCCGTGTTATTAAAACACCGGAGGATATGATCATGCTCGATGTCACAGGCAAAAAGAACGGCAGAGGCGCATATATGTGCAAGTCTTTAGATTGTTTTGCCAAGGCAGCAAAGAGCAAAGGCCTTGAAAGGTCCCTAAAAGTGAATATTCCGGTAGAGGTGTATGAGGAATTGAAAAAGGAGCTGAACGGACTTGGCATATGAAAAAAATAGAACAAAAGTATTATCTTATATCGGTTTGGCAACAAAAGCAGGTAAACTTTTAAGCGGCGAATTTCTTACGGAAAAAACCGTGAAAGAAGGAAAAGCAAAGCTTGTGATTGTGGCTGAAGACTCATCAGATAACACAAAAAAAATGTTTACCAATATGTGTACTTACTATAAAGTGCCGATTTACTTTTTTGGTGAAAAGACAGAACTTGGTCATGCTATTGGTAAAGAATTCAGGGCTTCCCTGGTTCTAACGGACAAAGGCCTGGCTGACATGGTAGAAAAGCAACTGAACATAAACAACGATGACACATGTGAGAAACTGCAAACAAACAGTGATGACATGAGTCATAATTAGTGGAGGTAGTAAGTATGGCTAAAATTA from Anaerocolumna sp. AGMB13020 encodes the following:
- a CDS encoding carbohydrate ABC transporter permease — its product is MKHRAINIRKGIIIGALYLIAVLFMLPVLLTVLKSVRYKDGFSLQGYYELFFNCFPFYRMFWNSVFYSALITAGTLLISLPAAFAFKFARFRGKNLIFVIYILLMMMPLQVMILPNYIGLRDIGILNTPMAIVLPMWFSPLGVVVLHQYMREIDCTVIEAARLETNSVLRVIIFCILPQIKTCLAAVTLLVFTEMWNMVEQPLLYVNEDKYRNLSAFIARPELYEPGVMLPASVVFLVPSFLCYMLFHEELKKGLKY
- the rimP gene encoding ribosome maturation factor RimP; its protein translation is MAKKEDYEQKTEKLLEPIIAEHQFELVDVEYVKEGSNWYLRAYIDKEGGITVDDCEIVSRILSDLLDKHDFIPDAYILEVSSPGLGRQLKKEKDFKRSLGQEVEVKLYKAIEKQKQFTGILKDYNDETITLEFEEEETLAIPRQNISLIRLAFDF
- the nusA gene encoding transcription termination factor NusA codes for the protein MNNNKELIDALNQIEREKDISKEILLEAMENSLVAACKNHFGKADNIRVNINRDTGAVNVYAEREIVETVTDPVTQISVVEARLKFPRNDIGDVVNVEVTPKNFGRIAAQKAKQVVVQKIREEERKVLFNQYYSKEKDLVTGIVQRYVGNNVSINLGKVDAVLTENEQVRGEHFRPTDRIKLYVLEVKDTTKGPKITVSRTHPELVKRLFESEVAEVKDGTVEIKSISREAGSRTKIAVYSNNADVDPVGACVGINGARVNAIVSELKGEKIDIINWSEDPAILIENALSPAKVVAVSVDEGEKSARVIVPDYQLSLAIGKEGQNARLAARLTGFKIDIKSETQADEIGW
- the rnpM gene encoding RNase P modulator RnpM produces the protein MATVKKIPQRQCIGCGEMKNKKEMIRVIKTPEDMIMLDVTGKKNGRGAYMCKSLDCFAKAAKSKGLERSLKVNIPVEVYEELKKELNGLGI
- a CDS encoding L7Ae/L30e/S12e/Gadd45 family ribosomal protein; this translates as MAYEKNRTKVLSYIGLATKAGKLLSGEFLTEKTVKEGKAKLVIVAEDSSDNTKKMFTNMCTYYKVPIYFFGEKTELGHAIGKEFRASLVLTDKGLADMVEKQLNINNDDTCEKLQTNSDDMSHN